AGCCAAACTGATGGTTTTCATTCCCCAAGCTGAGCGTGCCCTTTTGAAACCGCGGGAGGAAACATAATGAATAAGAAGAATCACGGTGCGCCTCATGAGGAGCATGCGGACGAAACGTGGCTTATCCCGTATTCTGACCTTCTGACGTTGCTGTTGGCTCTGTTCATTGTATTGTTTGCTTCGGCCCAAGTTGATCAGAAAAAATTTGAACAGATGGCGCAGTCTTTTAGTGCTGCATTTAGCGGCGGTACTTCGGTTTTTGACAGCTCAAGCCTAGTCAAAACACCAAACGAACAGCAGCCGCCCAGTCAGCAGAGTACCTCCATCATGGGGACGATAAACGAACTGAGCGACAAATATATGCAGGAAACCGCCCTGCTTGCCGAAATTAAAAAGAAACTGGACCGCTACATTGGGGATAACGGTTTAGGCGGGGTTTTGACAACTCAGCTTACCGAAGAAGGGCTGTTGATTCGCATTCGGGACACTGCGTTATTTCCATCCGGCAGTGCCGACCTTCGTCCTGAATCTCTCCGCTTGGGGGCTGAAATCGCGAAAATGCTACTCCCAATCAGTCAAAAAATATCTGTTTCCGGGCATACGGATAATGTACCTATTAATACTTTTGAATTTCCTTCCAACTGGGAGTTAAGCTCCAAACGGGCCGTCAACTTTATGAAGTTTTTGCTTGCGCAGGAGCCAACGCTTAAATCTGAACGTTTTAGCGCTACCGGCTACGGTGAATACCGTCCGATCGTAACAAATGATACAGAGGAAGGTCGTTCCACCAACCGCCGGGTAGAAGTATTTGTCCAGCGAAACTACCGTATGTAATTTTGGCGACGTTTATTACATATAATCTATAAAAGGTAAAGAATCCCGCATTACGCAGGATTCTTTTATCTTTAGGGAATAAGCGAACTGCTAGCCTATGCTTTTATTTTCCATTTGTGGTACAATAATTTATAGAACAAGTAATATAAAGGTGAGTTACCAATGATTTTCGGAACTGGTATCGATATAGTAGAGACTAACCGTATTAAGAAGGCAATTCAGCATCGGCAATTCGTAGCCCGTGTCTTTACTCCCAGGGAACAGGAATATTGCGAAAGCCGCCACGTCCAAAGAGTTCAATCCTATGCCGCCCGCTTTGCCGGCAAGGAAGCTGTTGCAAAAGCTTTTGGCACCGGCTTTTCTGGCGGGACATTTCAAGATATTGAAATACTGCCTGATGTTAAAGGATGTCCTAAAGTAAGGTTGTGCGGAAGTTTCGCGGCAATGGCTGTGGAAACCGGTGTTACTCAAATATATCTGTCTTTGACTCATACCCGCGAATATGCTGCGGCTCAGGTTATACTTTGGCGAGGTGATAATAATGAAAGTGGCAACAGCGGCGCAAATGCGTGAAGCTGATTCTGCGGCCATACATGAGTACGGCATTTCCGGAGTTGTATTAATGGAAAATGCCGGCGTGGAAGTTGTTAGGCGCATAGAGGCTGTATTAGAAGCAGTTTCCGATAAAAAAGTTTGTATCTTAGCCGGAACAGGTAACAATGGCGGGGATGGGTACGTGATCGCCAGACACTTAGCGAATAGAGACGCAAAAGTAAAGGTATATCTCTTTGGTGAGAGAAGTGCAATATCCGGAGATGCCAAAACTAATTTGGATATTATTTTCAAAATGAGGCTTGAAATCTTGGAAATTAAGGAAAACGCCGGTACGCGTGAGTGGAATAAGCTGAAAATTGCTCTGAATTTAACCGACTGCATAGTGGACTCCCTTCTTGGAACAGGCTTTCACGGTGAAATTACCGGCAACTTGGCCCAGGCAATTGATATCATCAATCAATCAGGTAAGCCGGTAATTGCAGTAGACATACCTTCAGGAGTGAATGCGGACACCGGGCAAATCTCAGGAACTGCAGTGAAGGCAACTCACACGGTGACTTTCGCATTGCCCAAACCTGGCCTTTTCATGTACCCTGGTGCGGAATATGCCGGAGAGCTAACAATAGCTGATATTGGCATTCCTGCCGCAATATTATCTGATAACACAATTCGACAGAATATAATTACCTTAAATCTGGCCCGTGCCCTGTTTCCTAAACGTAATCCGACCGCACACAAAGGAGTCAGCGGCCGGGTAGGGGTAATTGCGGGCAGTGTAGGGCTGAGCGGGGCGGCGGCTATGGCTTCAATGGGAGCGCTTCGCGCCGGGGCGGGACTTGTTACATTAGGTATACCAGCAGGTCTAAACGCTATAATGGAAATCAAATTAACAGAAGTTATGACTGCGCCACTGCCCGAGACAGAAAAAGGGGGTCTTAGTCACGAAAGTCTTTCGGCAATAGTTGAAATGACCAAGGATAGCAATGTATTGGCAGTTGGTCCAGGATTGGGCAGGGAAGATGAAACAGCCGCTACCGTTCGGGGAATTATTTCCACAGCACAGTGCCCCTTGGTGATTGATGCGGACGGAATTAACGCGCTGGAAGGATATACAAGCATATTATCAGACTGCATTGCACTGCCTGTAATGACGCCGCATCCGGGGGAATTGACCCGTTTGACCGGCCTGTCCATATTGGATATAAACAGGGACCGGATGCAAGTGGCGCGTCGTTTTGCTGCCGAATGGGGTTGTATTCTGATATTGAAAGGCGCTGCTACAGTGGTTGCTTTTCCTGACGGCGAAATATTCATCAATACCACCGGCAACGCCGGTATGGCTACCGGCGGTACGGGCGACGTTCTTACCGGCATAATTGCCGGATTAATCGCGCAGGGTATATCCAGTCACGACGCAGCAATTTTAGGGGTATTTGTACATGGATTTGCCGGGGATATGGCTGCCCAATCCGGCATGATCGGGCTGGTCGCCGGCGATTTACTCAATGCTTTGCCGGCGGCAATTCAAAGTATTCAATATGGTGTTGATTGGTAATAATAGTCATAAGCATATAGCAGAAGAAAAGTATATAAAAAAGTTGACACTCTTCTATCAAGACTTATATAATATTACTATATCGAATGGCTGCATACTGGCGGGGGTGATGGTGTGGCAGAATTGAGGCGTATAATGATTAGTATCCCGAACACGTTGTTACAGGAAGTAGACGGCATAATAGCTATGGATAAGTTAAGTCGTAGTCAATTTGTCAGGGAGGCCATGAGGCTGTATATCGAAGAGCGGAAACGTAAAGCTGTTCGGGATATGATGAAGAAAGGTTATCAGGAAATGGCAGTTATCAATTTGGCTCTTGCCGAAGAAGGACTGCTGGCTGACGTAGAGACATTTGGAATGATGCCCGGCCTGATTGCGGAGAGTGAATAAAATCATGATCGTGAAACGCGGGGACATATATTATGCCAATTTAAGTCCTGTAGTAGGCTCTGAACAGGGAGGACACCGACCGGTACTGGTTATACAAAACGACGTGGGCAATAAGTATAGTCCGACTGTTATTGTTGCTGCTATTACGTCTCAGATTTCAAAGGCTAAATTGCCGACACACGTGGAAGTAACCGCCAAGCTGTATAATTTAGATAAAGATTCAGTTATTTTGCTGGAACAGTTAAGGACGATTGACAAGCGGCGCCTTAAAGAAAAAGTCACTCACTTGGGTGAAGAAATCATGGGGAAGGTAGACGAAGCTATTCGGATCAGTCTCGGATTAATACAACTTTAAAATATCTTATTTGACTTTATAGGCGGGCATACTGCCTATTTTTAGTTTTGCTGTTAACTCTCGGCTTAAAGGGGGGAACTGCTTATAAACCGCCATTTGCGTCGTTGCTTCTGCGGTCCTCACTCCAACGTACAACCAGTACGTTTGCGTTCCGGTCCTCGTCGCGCCTAGCAACTGACGATTTCTAAGCAGTTCGCGGCATTTGGTAACCTAAGTAGAGACACGGTCCTTGGATAAGTTCGGTAGGAATGATTACATATGTTGTATCCGCCAGGTAGCATGTTATGTTTATAGTATTCGTATTCGAGCAATCTGGTAGTAGGAACCGATTTGGGGGAGAAGAATGCTGAGTTTTAAGAGATTAATGTCAGGTCTGTTGGTCGTAGCATGTATTGTTGCTTCACTGGCAATTGCGGGTTGCGGAGTAGGCCAGGCAGGCGGGGGAGCGCCGCTTACCGTCAAAGTTTTGGATGTGGGCCAGGGGGATGCTATATTTATACGTACACCGGAACAGACGGTACTGATTGACACTGGGGATATTCCGGCTAGGGATAAACTGCTCGCTCATTTGAGGAATCAGGGGATAAGTGCGTTAGACAAGGTAATTATTACCCATCCTCATGCCGATCATTTAGGCGGTATGCCTGGTTTATTAGAAACTTTTACGGTAAAACAGATTTTTGACAGTGGACAAACAACTACTTCCGGTCTTTATCGTCAATATTTAGGGGCAGTTCAGAAAAAAAACATTCCTTTTAAAGTGGTAACGGCCGGGGAACTTATTGACTTAGGCGGCGGGGTGACATTAAAGGTATTGGCTCCCGGCAAGCCTTTTATCACCGGATCTGATTCTGATCTTAACAATAATTCAATAGTGACGCAATTGGTTTTTGGCGGCTTTTCAATGCTTTTGGCGGCGGACGCTGAGCAGCCGGCAGAAGACCGCATGCTTAAAAAGTATAGTTCCGGACTAAACAGTACTATTCTAAAAAGCGGCCACCATGGCAGCCGTACATCTTCATCCATGCCTTTTCTCCGGGCGGTCAATCCTGAAGTTGCTATTATTTCAGCGGGTGTAAACAACGAGTATCATCACCCGCATCCTGCAACACTAAAGAAGTATGCCGACCGGAAAATAAAAGTATATCGGACCGATACCGACGGCACTGTGACCATTACCAGCGATGGAAAGTCCTATCAAATTTCCAAGGAGAAATAGAAATATGAAATTACAGGCGGTTATTGACAGATTTGAGAGTAATAAAGCGGTACTATTGTTAGTTGATAAGGAGGACAGTGTTGTAATCTGGCCCCGGCACCATCTGCCGGAAGCGTCGGAAGGTGATATCATAGACATTGAAATAGTTATTAATGAAGACGCTACCCGGCAGGCTAAAGCCGAAGCCGATGCATTGCTAAAACAAGTATTGGAAAAAAATAATAAATAATCTACAAATATAGCAATTCACATAATTTTTACAGGCTTTTTACCCTAAGCCCTGCAGGATTTTTGACATTTGCCGCGAAAATATCTTTCAGGTAGTGCAGATAATGGGGGGAAATAGCGGGAACAGGAGGTGCCTTTGTGCAGCGTTTAATTGTGTGGGTTTTGTTAGCCATGTGGCTTATGATGCCTGGAGTTCTGGCGGCTGAAGCCAAAGCATCCGGTGCATCGCAGGCTACCAAGGCACCTGAAGTCAAAGCGGTAACACTTGCTTCGGCTCTTAAGCCGAATGCTGCAGGTAGTTCGTCCGAGACCAGCAAGAATATTGAGATTACAAATATTCGCTGGGCGAATCACACTGATTCTATCGCTGGAACCGACATGGTTCGCGTAGTGATGGATTCTTCAGGGCCGGTTGAGGCGGATGGAACGATTATCTCTGCTCCTACTCCCCGCCTGGTAGTGAATATAAAAGGGGCAAAACCGGGAACAATAAATAATAATATTGCCTTTGACGGTAAGATAGTTGACAAAGTTAGTGTTACTGCCAATGCCAATGATAATATTACCAAAATAGTGTTTGACCTGTCTACGACCATTGAGGATAATGGCTATAAAGTTTTTACATTACCCAGCAATGACCAGGCTAATAAATCTTTTCGGGTTGTTGTTGATATCAACAAGCCTCTTCCGATACCAAATTTTTCGTTTACTGCCGGTCTGAAAGATAAGGTTATTGTTCTTGATCCCGGGCATGGCGGTTCTGATCCCGGTGCTATCGGACCTAGTAAGACACAAGAAAAAATGGTTACCCTTGCAGTTGCGAACAATGTTAAGAACCTTTTGGAAAAAGCCGGTGCGGTAGTGGTCATGACTCGCCAAAACGATCGGGACGTATACGGACCCAATGCCAGTGCGGTAAATGAGCTGAAAGCCCGGACGACTGTTGCCAACAACCGTAAGGCTGATGTATTTTTAAGCATCCATGCCGACTCCTTCACTGACCGGTCAGCAGGCGGGACATCCACATACTATTATTCGAAAACCCTGTATGATGCAATGCTGGCGCGCTCTCTTCAAGCCAGTTTAATTGAAGCTGGACAATTGCAGGACCGTAGAGCCAATCCGGCCAATTTCTACGTGGTTAAAAATACACGTATGCCGGCGGCACTGGTCGAACTGGGTTTTATTTCCAATCCGCAGGAAGAAAAGCTGTTAAACTCACCTGATTTTCAGCAGAAAATATCATCAGGGATTGTAAATGGTCTGGAGCGATTTTTTAGTCAGGCGGCGAGATTGAGAGGTGGGGAATAATGCTTTATAAAACTAGATTGCTGCTACTGGCCGCAATGTTGTTGCTTGGCGTGATAATAGCCGGGTGTAGCGGTGGCGATGTTCCCACATCCCAGACAGTGCCGGACAGTTCATCCCAAACACCGGCTTCGGGTCTTGACTCTCAACCCGGCGGAACGTCAGAACACGGTACTGTACAAATTACTGTCTATTATTCTTCCAAAGACGGAATGTATTTAGTTCCTGAGGTGCATAAGCTGGATAAGGCAACCGTTGGCAAGCAACCTGCCCGTACCGCGATGGAAATCTTGCTCAAGGGCACTAAAAACCAAGAATTGGTTAGCCCTATTCCCAGCGGGACCAAGTTGAAGAACTTCAAAGTTAAAGACCATATAGCTTATGTGGATTTTGATGAAACGCTGGTGAAAAACCATACAGGAGGTTCCACGGGAGAAATAATGACAGTCGGCGCCATTGTCGACACTCTGACCGAGTTTCCGGAAATACAAAAGGTGCAAATATTAGTCGAAGGCAAAAAAGTTGATACTATCGCCGGGCACCTGGATACCAGCGAGCCGTTAGGCAGAACAGAAAACATAATAAAACGATAGATAATAGAAAAATAGAAAAGCAGCTTTAGCTACTTAATGGCTAAGGCTGCTTTTCGTTACTCCGAGGCAGGTGGAATTCCTCCGACCAAATACAACTTTTTTTTGTGCTGTGGTATACTAGCCATGCAGGAAATAATTACTGCAGGCAGAAAATAAAGTCAGGTGCTTAAGTCCTAGTGGTCTGGTATGGTTCTCATAACTACTACTGTGTGGAGGTGACTGCACTTTTGCAGCTGGAACAAGTTGGTGAGTTTGGACTTATACGTTTGCTGGCAACTGATACGATAAACGATCCGGCAACAGTGGTAGTTGGAATTGGTGATGATGCCGCGGTATTTTTACCTGCGGCGCGGCAACTCCAACTTTTAACAACCGACATGTTAGTGGAAAACATACATTTTGACTTAAAAACAACGACACCTTGGCAACTTGGATACAAGGCAATTGCCGTAAATTTAAGTGATATTGCCGCCATGGGTGGCGTACCGCGACAGGCGGCGGTGTCTCTGGCTTTGCCAAGAAATACTCAGGTCGAGTTTGTTGCCAACCTATATCAAGGAATGAAAGAAATCTGCCGTGAATTCGGTGTAAATATCGTGGGCGGCGACACTGTTTCCAGCCCTCAGGGGTTGGTTATCAACGTTGTTTTAACCGGAGAAGTTGAACCGGCAAATCTGGTTAAGCGCTCCGGAGCGCAAGCCGGTGATGTAGTGATAGTAACGGGAAACTTAGGGAATTCTGCCGCCGGCCTGGATATCTTAAATACAGAATGCTGGGAAGAATTCGATTTTGCCCGGCCGCTGGTGACAAGTCATCTTACGCCGCGTCCTCAGGTCAAGCTTGGGCAACTGTTAGCCGCTGCCGGAGCTTCCAGCATGAATGATATTAGTGACGGACTGGGGAGCGAGTCCCACGAGATTGCCAAAGCCAGCGGAGTTGGAATGGTCTTATATGCTGACAGAATACCTCTGTCCCAAGAAGCAATACAAGCTGCCGCCAAGTTTTCAAAAATACCGCTTAACTATGCCTTATACGGCGGTGAAGACTACCAGTTGCTCGTGACTATGCCACCGGATAAATTTGAGAGACTTCGTCACCAGGAACAATTGCGTCTAATTCTAATAGGAGAAGTTACTGAAGCCAAAGATGAAGTAATACTGATATATCCTGATGGTACTACCGAAAAAATTGAACCACGAGGCTACAATCACTTCAGGACTGATTAAGGGGGATACTATGGTTGTTGAGACTGTCTCGCCGGACACCACTTTTCAATTTGGGCAGAGTCTTGGCAGAATGCTAAGAGCAGGCGATGTGGTATGTTTGTCCGGTGACCTGGGTGCCGGGAAAACGCTATTGACTCAAGGAATAACCACCGGACTGGAAGTAGAGGAAATTGTGACCAGTCCGACGTTTAGCTTAATGAATATATATCAGGGAAAGGATGCAACCGGTGCTGCCCTGAATATCTATCATTTTGATTTTTACCGTCTGGAATCTGCCGCAGAACTTATTGATATCGGTTTTGATGAATATCTTTCGGCTAATGGTTTGATAATTATTGAATGGCCGGATCGTTTTAGAGATTACTTTCCTGACGAGTACCTTTGGATTGAGATTCAGGCTCATAGCGACGAACGTCGCCAATTAACTTTATTGGGATATGGTACTCGGTATAAGAAACTGTGTAAGGAGTTGAATCAAAATCGATAAGTATGTACTTGCGATTGACACAGCAACTCTAGTGTCCAGTATAGCTGTGGCTACGCCTGAAACTCTTATTGCCGAGTTGACACTTCAAGTCAGGAAGACGCATTCTGAACAGTTGATGCCTCACATTGCAAGCATTTTGGCAATGGCGGAAATAACCTGTGACCAGCTGGCAGCTATAGCTGTGAGTATTGGACCTGGATCCTTCACCGGACTGAGAATTGGACTTGCTACCGCAAAAGCGTTGGCTTACGCTCTTGCAATACCTATTTTGGGAGTGCCGACTCTCGCAGCGTTGGCTTATTCCTGCCCGCTGCCGGGAGTATACTTGTCGCCAATGCTGGACGCGCAGAAAGGCAATGTGTACCAAGCAATATTTGAATGGCGGGACGGTGAGCTGTGTGAAGTCATGCCTGCCCGGGTAGTGCCTTTTGCGCAGGCAAAAGACGAAATGAAAAATTTGCCGCAACCTACCTTTATCATGGGAGAGGCTGCGGTAATGTATCGCCAAGAAATTAATTTGCCGTTGTTGCCTCATGTCATTATGCCCCGGGCCGGTAGTGCAGCTATTTTGGCCCAAAAAATGTTGAGAGATGGGGTAACCCATGATGTTTATTCGTTAGAACCGCTGTACATCAGGCGCTCCGAAGCGGAGGAATTATGGGAAAAACGGCAAGCACAAGTATTCAGCCAAAAAGATGGGAACTGCTTATAAACCGCCATCTGCTTCGTTGCCTCTGCGGTCCTCACTCCGGCGTACGACCAGTACGCCTCCGTTCCGGTTCTCGATGCGCCTTGCATCTGACGATTTCTAAGCAGTTCGAGGCAGTCCATGGTTTGAGTCAATACTTGCAGGCTTTATGTGAAAGGTGAAAACATGGAAGAATTTCTGATCAGGAGAATGGTCGTTGACGATATTGATGCCGTACACGCCGTGGAGTGTCAGTCCTTCCTGACACCCTGGTCGCGGACGGCATTTGAAGAAGAGATGATATACAACGAACTGGCTCGTTACCTGGTAGTTGTTGCTAATTGCGAGGGTTTGTCTAAAATAGTTGGCTATGCCGGTATGTGGATAATTGTGGATGAAGCTCACGTTACCAATATTGCCATTTCCCCTGGTCATCGCCGATGCGGCTTGGGCCACCGGCTGCTGGAGGAACTCATTAAGCAAGCCAAATGTCAAGGCGCTAATTGCATGACGTTAGAAGTTCGTCCATCCAATATTGTGGCCAGACGGCTTTATGAACGGCGGGGATTTGTTGAACGCGGTATACGTCCGAATTATTATACAGATACCCAGGAAGATGCACTTATCATGTGGCTGGATAAATTATAATAAAAACGTGTTTCAAGAAACACGTAACCTTAATTAGGGAGTCTGTTTCAAAATGTTCAGATGCCCCCGTTGCATATGGCCTGCATCGTGCCGATTAGTTTTCTGCTACAGATAAGTTAGCATTAACAGACCGGGCGCGACGACGATTCTGATTTGGTTGGCTTAGCATAATAGTTTGTGCGGGGACGTGAGCGGAACAGTACAGAGAAGTACGTGGAGTGAGCGTCCGCAGGAGCAACAACGCAGATGGGCGTTTTGAAGCAGACTCAAAAAAAAAGCCACTCGCGTGGCTAAGGGTGATTGTGTATTGTAACTTATGCATGAACTGATAAAATGGTGACAAAGTAGAGCAGGGCGGCAAAGCCGCCCTGGTTTTACAGATATCTGCCTTACACTATTGCAGGGTAGATTCATACTGTTGAATCATCCTACGAACCATCTGACCGCCCACGCGACCACAGTCAGCAGAAGTCATAGTAGCCCAGCCTGAGGTACGCACGCGCTCGGATATACCCAACTCGTTGGCGATTTCCAATTTCATGCTGTCAAGTGCGTTTTCCGCAGTCGGATTAACAGGTTTTCTCGAGCGTGCCATCATATTACCTCCTTTCCGGACGCATTTATTTGACTCGTCCTGTTCATAATTTGGCTTACATGAAAAGATTCAATACATAATAAACTCAATGTAATAATTAGTAGATACGGAGGCGGTTGTCTTGCAAGTTGAGTCTAACCGGAAAAACTACGAAACAACAAATACTCATCTGACTCTGGCCATTGAAACCAGTTGTGATGAAACCTCAGCAGCAGTTGTCAAAAATGGGCGCCAGATTTTATCCAACATTATTTCCTCTCAAATACAATTGCATCAAAAATATGGCGGAGTAGTACCGGAGATCGCTTCCCGCAAACATATCGAAAATGTCATTCCGGTAATAGACCAAGCTTTGGCTGAAGCAAAGATCACTTTGGCCGATATTAATACAATAGGCGTTACGTATGGACCGGGGTTGGTTGGCGCCCTTCTTGTCGGGGTGGCGGCAGCAAAAGCTCTGGCATTTGCCTCTAATATTCCGCTAGTAGGAGTTAACCATTTGGAGGGGCATATTTTTGCCAATTTTTTGGCGCATACGGATTTGGAGCCGCCTTTTATTGCCTTGGTAGTATCAGGCGGACATACATCCCTGATACATTTGAGGAATTATGACGAATTTATTTTGTTAGGACAGACGCGGGATGACGCTGCCGGAGAAGCATTTGATAAAATTGCCCGGATCATGAAATTTCCCTATCCCGGTGGTCCATACATTGATCAGGCGGCCAAAAGCGGCAATCCAGACGCTATCGCTTTTCCGCGGGCGCTGAGAGGGGCTCGTGGTGAGGAAAATTATGAATTTAGCTTTAGCGGCCTCAAATCGGCAGTGCTAAACTACTTGAATAATGCTGCCCAGCGTGGTGCGACAGTGAATATTTCAGATGTGGCGGCTAGCTTTCAAGCAGCAGTAGTGGAAGTACTTGTTAATAAAACTATGCATGCTGTACAACACTCGGGTGTAAGACAAGTTGTACTGGCCGGAGGCGTAGCGGCAAATTCAGCTCTTCGTGACGAGCTTGGCAAACGGGCAGCAGAGCGGGGAACAACACTATTTTACCCGCCGCCGGTTTTATGTACTGATAACGCTGCCATGATAGCGTGCCGTGCCTATTACCAGTACTTAGGAGGCGATATATCTGATTTAAATCTCAATGGTGTTCCGGGTTTGAGGCTAGGACAGTGAGATGTAAAGTTATAAATCAATGTGCAAAACAATGTTTTAACATTTGTGGATATAGTGGATAAATCTGATGATCTTCTCGTATAGCAAGAAAATA
This window of the Methylomusa anaerophila genome carries:
- the tsaD gene encoding tRNA (adenosine(37)-N6)-threonylcarbamoyltransferase complex transferase subunit TsaD; the encoded protein is MQVESNRKNYETTNTHLTLAIETSCDETSAAVVKNGRQILSNIISSQIQLHQKYGGVVPEIASRKHIENVIPVIDQALAEAKITLADINTIGVTYGPGLVGALLVGVAAAKALAFASNIPLVGVNHLEGHIFANFLAHTDLEPPFIALVVSGGHTSLIHLRNYDEFILLGQTRDDAAGEAFDKIARIMKFPYPGGPYIDQAAKSGNPDAIAFPRALRGARGEENYEFSFSGLKSAVLNYLNNAAQRGATVNISDVAASFQAAVVEVLVNKTMHAVQHSGVRQVVLAGGVAANSALRDELGKRAAERGTTLFYPPPVLCTDNAAMIACRAYYQYLGGDISDLNLNGVPGLRLGQ